CCCGGCCCCGAGCCCTGGGCCCGGGGCCTCCCGCACCAGTGACCGGGCCTCCGGCGTGTCTCGAGCTGTGCCGACCTTTCTCTTCGGGGAACTCATAGGTCCTGAGTTCAGCCGGGCCTGGCGGGGACTCCTGCCTGGCCGGGCGCTGCTTTCTGTGCTCTGACTCAGACCTGAGGGTTTTCTGTGGGTTCGGCCATGAGCAAGCTAGCTGTCCACAGCTCTGGGTGCCCAGCTGGCCTCTGTGCTTGGGCCGCATCCTGTCTTCTCTCCACTCGCTGACCTGCTGGTTCTCCAGAGGCCGCTGCTCCTCCCGGGGCTGGGCTCTCGGGTCCTACTCTAGCCACTGGCCATGCCTCTGGGGGTGTCAGTGCTCAGCTCCGGGCCCCCCAAAGCTGCTGGAGGTGGAGGTGTCTCAGCCTCACAGGGACCCAGGCCCAGCCTTGGGGATTCGCTGGGCTCCGGACCCCGTCAGCCGTCCCCCCAACATGGGGCCTCCACCCTGGGCCTGGGCGCAGCTGTGCTCAGCCCTTGGGGTCCCCCAGACGCCTGCCCTCACCTGGGgccccctctgcccccagcaCTCAGCTTGGCCACCCGGGTGAGGGGTACCCCGGTCAGCAGGCCAGGCCCTGAGGTGGGGGCAGTTGTGTGACTGCTCTGGATCCTCACCACAAGGACCATGTCACCCCACCGGTGCCCAGAGGGGTGTTGCTCGGGGAGCCCCCAGAGCAGTAGCTGGAGGGGAAGGTGAGGGGGTTCTGGAGTTCCTGCACCCCCTGGGCTGCTGGCTGCATGCTCCCCCCGTGGCTGGGGCTGGGACCTTGGGGACAGGTGGACAGGGTGCCAGGGCCGGAGGGGCTGGGCTGTGTCTGCAGCAGACACAGGACACTGTGTCCCCCATGGTTGCGAAGTCGCTTCTGGGcagggctgctgtccgtgggtgCCAGGGGGTCTCACACAGCCACCCACAAAGCAGGTgacctctcctctcttcctcccagcAGCATGGCTGACAGCAGGCCCAAGCCCGCCAACAAGACGCCCCCCAAGTCCCCGGGGGAGCCCGCCAAGGACAAGGCAGCCAAAAGGCTGTCGCTGGAGGCGGAAGGGGCCGGCGAGGGGGCGGCCGCGGCGGGCGCGGAGCTCAGCGCCCTGGAGGAGGCCTTCCGGAAGTTCGCGGTGCACGGGGACGCCCGGGCGTCGGGCCGGGAGATGCACGGCAAGAACTGGTCCAAGCTGTGCCGGGACTGCCAGGTGATCGACGGCCGGAGCGTGACCGTCACTGACGTGGACATCGTCTTCAGCAAGATCAAGTGCGTGCCGGCCCCGCCTGGGGctgtcgggggtggggggctgggtcCCTCGGGCGGGGCCAGGGGCTCGGGTGGGGGCAGTCACAGCCGGCTGCGGGGGCCCGAGGGTCTCGCGTAGGTGAGTCCTGCCTGCGGGAGCtggcggggctggggctgggtccCTCGGGCGGGGCCAGGGGCTTGGGTGGGGCCCCGAGGGTCTCATGAGGGTGAGTCCTGCCTGCGGGGCCGTCGGGGGCGGGGCTGGGTCCCTGTGGGCGGAGCCAGAGCCACACCCATGGGGCAgtggggcggggccaggggcCTGGGCGGGGCCGAGGGTCTCGCAAGGGTGAGTCCTGCCTGCGGGGCCTGGCGCGGGTGGCAGCCGGAGGTAGGCGTCCGTGGTGTGGCTCCTCAGCTCTGGGGGGCGTTCCCGTGTGAGGAAGGGCAGGGGTAATGAACAGTGGCCTCTGCATGCGTGTCCACGTGTGTCCACACGCGTGAGCACCTCAAGGCGTCAGCGCGCCCCTCCCCCTCTCTTGGCCGCCACACCCGGGACCACACCCGAGAAAAGCACCCGCTGCatcacacacgtgtgcacatgtACGCACACGTAGAGCTCAGGGCTCCACTCCCTGATCAGGGCTCACCTGGAGGACAAGCAATTTGGACAGGCCCCGAGACTCCGTGTGCAGGACACGTGGGCGGTGGGGGGACACAGGCCCTCCTGCCCCAGGAAGGGTGGCCCCTTctggccccagccccactccagAGGGCAGGATGCCAGCTGCTCAAACATGCAGGCCACCCCAGCCCCCTGGCTGCCCGGACCCCAGGGTCGCTGCCTCAGCTTGCGGGGTGCTGGCCGTCTGGGGGCACGGGCCCAGCGAGGGTCATGATCAAGACACAGTTAAGAGCAGCCTGTGGCTCCTTCCCGCTGCCCTCCTGAACCTAGACTCCCCGTGGGGTCCCTGTGACCTGTTCCGGGAGCGGACCCCCCCAGACCTCCTGGGTATGGAGTGAGGGACCCACCCTCACGCTCTTGTCCTTGGGGAGAGGCGGGCGGTGCTCCGGGTAGGGTCCTGCAGGACAGGCCGGGGCCCCCTGGTGCCCAGGTCTGCGGAGCGTGGTGCGGCGTGGACGTGTGCATGCTGGTTGAGGGTCCCCAGGTGGTGGCCCCGGCAGAGGCGGCCCGGCTCGTGGGAGCCTCGGCTGCGGACTCGGAGCCGCGGGGGCTGATGGCGACGGCTGTTTCTGTTTGGGGCGGTTGCCATGGCTCGGTGGCCCTGCCGCGCCGGTATCTGCAGCCTCTGTTTGGGCCTGTCGCCGTGGCAGCGcttgtttgttttgatgttaCTATGTGTTAAGTTTTAAACAAACTTCTTGCCGCTCTTCCCTAGGCCTTGATCGAAAACTATTGTTTCTGAGACggggctccccacccccatccctgctcCGCTGCCCCAGGGCCAGAGGAGTGAGCGCAGGACACCATTCCCACGAGCACATCGGGGGTCCATGGGCTGCAGGGTCCCTGTGTGTGTGCCCAGGTGGGGCAGGCAGGGATGGGGGGCTTCCCCTCCTGGCCCCCACTCACAGCTTTCTGGACAATGGTCACGCCCCGTGATTCCGGAGCCTTGTCTGGGCTGGTTGGGACGgcgcgggccggggcggggcggggactGTCCGAAGCCTGGAGCTTGGCGCATCCACGGGGCCTGAGGGAGCAGGTGGGGTGGGCTGAGCTCCTGGGACGAGGTGTCCCAGGCCCACCAGGGGGCTGCCCCTGCGTCCAGGCTGGTAGGGACGCCGCCCCTAGGTCCTGCTTCCAGCTTTGGTGTTGCGGTCTCACAGGGTCCGGGGGTCCCTCTCCCGGCCCCCCGAGGCCGTGCAGGCATCCAGCAGAGCctggcctggcttgctgcggccCTCCTGGTGCATCTGCAGAGCCTGGGCCCGGGGTGGGGGGCCGGCCGGCATCCCAGAGCTGTGTGTGAGCAGCGTCGCCCTcggggcccaggcccaggccaggGTGAGGCCAGAAGGCGGCCCGCAGAGGGGAGCCGGGCAAAGAGCAGGGGCCAGCGTCTGGCGCCACTTTTGTGGCAGCCTGCATGTCTGCTGCGGTCCAGTCCCCCAGGGCCCCCCCAGCCTGGGCCTGCTGGGGGTCAGGtcccacctcctcctctctgGATGGGTCGCCGTGTCCGGCTCCTGCAGGTCAGGGGCGTCCGGAGtcggcttcttccagccccgcaTGGGGCAGGTTATAGTCCAGGGCGGGTTGGGGGCGCCGTTGTGTCGTCCTGGGATGTGTCGGCCAAAGTCCAGGGCCCTTCATGATGCTGGCCCTGGAGGCACAGACCTCTGTCCTCGGAGGGCTGGCTGGCCCCCTGCCAGGATCCCTGGCCACCAGGCGTCCCTGGGTGACCTGCCCTGGGCCTGCAGGCCCAGGAGTGCAGCGCCCAGGGAGCTCAGCGCGGGGGCCACGTGTGCACCCGGTGACCCCGTTACCGCTGGGCCAGCGTCCCCACAGGACAACAGCCTCTGACCCAGGTgccaggcaggagaagaggggtcTGCTCTGGGGACCCTCTCATCTCTGTGCTCTGCAGAACAGGCGCCCTGTGTCTGCGCAGCTGTGTCAAGTAACCAGGCGTCTCCGGAGAAGAGCTGGCATTGTCACTGGAGAGCTCCCCGGGGACTGCTCTCAGTGGCGGGCCACGGGCCCCTGGGGAAGCTCCCTGCTGGTCCCGACCAGGCCCCGAACTCTGTGGGGCAGTCACGGTGGGGACGCCTGCCCCGCCAGGTCAGCCCTGGGCCCCGCGTCCACACGATCTGAATGTGGCCTCTGACGGAGGCCCAGGCGGTCGTCCCTCCACCCCGGCCAAGTGACTCACGCTGGTGGCGCCTGGCGCCGTGGTGCGGGGAGGGCTGTGTGCCCCCCGGCTGGACACTGGGCTGCCAGTTGGGCCTGGAGCCTGTGAATAGAGACAGGCTCGCCTTTGACGGCCCGGGACAAACAAGCGGGACCCCGTGGCCGTGGAGGGTCACCCCCCAGCTGGGACAGCAGGTTCCCTGCCCATGGCAGGGCCGGGCGCATGGCCTCAGAGTGGCCATGCAGGGCAGCGGGGCTTCCAGGGGTGGGCGCAACCCACGACCTGGACGTCCAGTCCCACGAGGCCTCCTTCCACTGTCGCCCTGACCTCGGCATAGTTGGTCAGCGTGTCCCATGTCCTCAGGCTCACGTGTCAAATGTGAGTCCCCGTGTGTGCCGGGGATGTCCTGAGGTGTGTCTGTCCATCGTCGCCGAGCTGCTTGAGTTCTGGTGACTGAACAGGTCCGTGAACAGGAGGGTGAGCAAGTGGGCCAGGAGGGGTCACGGGGCTGTGTGGGCCGCCGGCCTCCCAGGGCCCCGCCGCGCCCCACTGTGCGCTCATCCAGCCTTCACGGCAGCTGTGCCAGCGGGTGGGTGCCACACCAGGCCACGCTGGGATGCCCTCTCACTTCCCTCACGCCCAGCAGCATGGAACGTCCTTCTTGGGCTGGTTTGCATCTGGTAGACCTTGGACAAAGTGCCCggttcaaatattttgcccaaCTTTTTaccttgtgttttcttcttgttaTTTGCGTATTCAGATATGAATACTTTAGTGAACTttctccagtctgtggcttgtcttttgcttctctgaacAGTATCTTTTTGAAGAGCATGGTTTTAAAAGTTTTGGTCAAGTCcaattcgtttttttttttttctggattgttTTTTGGGGGCTGTTTCTAAGATCTCTGCCTAagacagggtcacaaagatttgcaCCTGGATGGTCTCTCACAAGGCAGCCAGTTCAGGCACTGTGACAAGCTCAGGACTGTGGTCCAGTTACTACTGTGGGTGGTGTGGGGCCAGCCCAGGTCTGCTCCTCTGCACACGGCCCACCGGTCGCTGTGGCTCTGCTGAAAAGACAGTATGTGACCACTCACTGCCTTTGTGACCTTGTTGAAATCCTGTGCTCCCCATCTCTGACGCCGTCCTGCGGCTGCTGTGGCCAGTGCCGACGTGGGCGTGGCGCCTTCCACCCAGGGTGCCCTCCAGCCAGGACCCCGGGCACCGCAGCCATGCTGCCGCTGGAGTCCTGGGCTCCTGCAGGCGGCCTCTCATCCCAGGCGCGTCCCCCACCTTCTCTTGCTGTAAAACACTGAAGCCCTCACTGAACGGATTAGCTGGGGGAGATCTGCTCCAGGGAGCAGAACTGTTTACCAGTTAAGATTCTCAGAGATGGAGAGCCAGTTCAGGCATCTTGAAGTTGGGAGGATGACCCGCCAGGTCCGGCCGCCAGGGGCTGTGTCTTCATGGAGAGCTGCTCCCAGGCCCCCGGTCAGGCCCGGACGTGGGGAGGCGGACCCCAATCCTGTCCTTGGGGGACGGTGCCTCCATGCAGGCCGGGGGCCCCAGGCGGGACTGAGATGCCCTCCACACCGTAGGGGGCGACGtgcttcccaccctctctctgtgCGGGTCTGTCTCCCACGGAGGCCGCACGCTCGCCTGCTTTAGAACTAGACGAAGCTGTGTTTTGATGTCCAGTCTTTCATAAATGATGTGCTTTCTTTAAGCTTCTCTCCAAGACAATTTATATTTGCTGCCGTTGCCAATGGCAACCAACTGCTGGGTGCAAATACTGCAgactgaggtgggggaggggcaggctcaCTCTGGGCTCtgcaggggaggtgggggtcCCTGATGTCACggggcctggggcagggtgggggtccCTGGGCGCCCCCTGAGACTCCACTCCCTGCAGGGGCAAGTCCTGCAGGACCATCACGTTTGAGCAGTTCAAGGAGGCGCTGGAGGAGCTCGCCAAGAAGAGATTCAAAGACAAGAGCGCGGAGGAGGCTGTCAGGGAGGTGCACAAGCTCATCGAGGGCAAGGCCCCCATCATCTCGGGGGTGACGGTGAGTGCCCCGGGCAGGCAGGC
The Bos mutus isolate GX-2022 chromosome 20, NWIPB_WYAK_1.1, whole genome shotgun sequence genome window above contains:
- the TPPP gene encoding tubulin polymerization-promoting protein isoform X1, producing MLHGFQGHRKGRLRPRPRMSVIFWREHRPSVSGIAVLYRSSMADSRPKPANKTPPKSPGEPAKDKAAKRLSLEAEGAGEGAAAAGAELSALEEAFRKFAVHGDARASGREMHGKNWSKLCRDCQVIDGRSVTVTDVDIVFSKIKGKSCRTITFEQFKEALEELAKKRFKDKSAEEAVREVHKLIEGKAPIISGVTKAISSPTVSRLTDTSKFTGSHKERFDPSGRGKGRAGRVDLVDESGYVPGYKHAGTYDQKVQGGK
- the TPPP gene encoding tubulin polymerization-promoting protein isoform X2; its protein translation is MADSRPKPANKTPPKSPGEPAKDKAAKRLSLEAEGAGEGAAAAGAELSALEEAFRKFAVHGDARASGREMHGKNWSKLCRDCQVIDGRSVTVTDVDIVFSKIKGKSCRTITFEQFKEALEELAKKRFKDKSAEEAVREVHKLIEGKAPIISGVTKAISSPTVSRLTDTSKFTGSHKERFDPSGRGKGRAGRVDLVDESGYVPGYKHAGTYDQKVQGGK